In Balaenoptera acutorostrata chromosome 3, mBalAcu1.1, whole genome shotgun sequence, the genomic stretch CACGTCTAAAGCATCCAGATCAGCCATCAGCCCCGAGAGCACACAAGATAAGTGCTTGCAAGTCTCATTACTGTTCACTCCCATAAGAAGGGCAATCAGAGTGCCTCTGGCCTTGTTCACTTCACACATCACAGAGTTAATTTTGGCAACTGAGGGATGCGCGTCCTCAGAAAGCGGCAGGGAAGGCTGCTTTTTCATGCAGTCCTCGATAATCTCTTGCACTGCACAGATTTTGGTTAAAGTGTGATACCGTGCTTTCCGCAAGGAGATCTTGCCTCCAGTTTTAACGTGTGTCAGCCTCAAAATGACATCCTGGATGCCTTCTTCAAACTCATCAGTTACGCAGTTGCCTCCACTATAAAATGGCACAATCTTCTCTTTCACCAGGGACTGggcttctttaaaaatgttctgtatttcGATCCGGTGTGGGTGGTTTGCATTCTGCTCCAACTCTTTGAGAAGATGCTCTGTTTCTTGTGCTGCCCTCTTCCTAGCTTGCTGAATATCTCCTTTTCCTTCAGTATCTACCGAGTCTATTTCAAAAAGTTGTTTTGTTAGAACCCTCTCCAGTTTCTTGTAATTCTTGTCGTCTGACAGACCACTGAAACCAATTACTTGCTGTTCTATGCTTTTTACCTCCTTTTGGATTTCCTGAAGCCTACTAATAGAAGGATGTTGGTTTCCCATCTCCATACTTTTGTTGTGTTCAGTTTCACAAGCACTAAAAGATGACAAACATAACTTATTACACCACAAAGCCTGCAGAATGGTaatcatatattaattcattctaAAAAGATATGCTTAAGAAATACATACGGCTTGTTATTGCGATCCCAAGGACAGTCACACTTGAGTGACTAATCAACTCCCTCTCCTGAAAATAACCTAAACATGGCAGTGATTGAGACCGGGGTTACTGCAGTGGGGAATATGAGCCGGAGCTCCGGGCCTGGGAAATTCAGAGTTTCCTCAGTCATCAAAGAAAACGGCATA encodes the following:
- the BAG5 gene encoding BAG family molecular chaperone regulator 5; translated protein: MEMGNQHPSISRLQEIQKEVKSIEQQVIGFSGLSDDKNYKKLERVLTKQLFEIDSVDTEGKGDIQQARKRAAQETEHLLKELEQNANHPHRIEIQNIFKEAQSLVKEKIVPFYSGGNCVTDEFEEGIQDVILRLTHVKTGGKISLRKARYHTLTKICAVQEIIEDCMKKQPSLPLSEDAHPSVAKINSVMCEVNKARGTLIALLMGVNSNETCKHLSCVLSGLMADLDALDVCGHTEIRNYRKEVVEDINQLLRYLDLEEEADTTHAFDLGQNHSILKIEKVLKRMREIKNELLQAQNPSELYLSSKTELQGLIGQLDEVSLEKNPCIREARRRAVIEVQTLITYIDLKEALEKRKLFVCEEHPSHKAVWNVLGNLSEIQGEVLSFDGSRNDKNYIRLEELLTKQLLALDAVDPQGEEKCKAARKQAVKLAQNILSYLDLKSDEWEY